The nucleotide sequence GCCGTTACTCGTCATCCTCGCTATTGCCCTGCTCGTCATCGCCGTCCTGCTCGTCCCGCGTATCCTTCCGCCGGGGGCTGTCGTGCTATTCCCCGATGCGAGCCTGGAAAGCGCTGTCCGGGAGGAACTCGGCAAGTACTACGGCGATATCACGGTGGAGGGCATGGCAACACTGACCGAGCTTCGGGCGGAGTCGGCCGGGATCAGCGATCTCACAGGACTCCAGTATGCCGTGAACCTGACCGAGCTGGGGCTCAACGAAAACCTTATCTCCGATCTCTCACCGCTCGCAGAGCTGACGAACCTGACCTGGCTGGATCTCAGCAGCAACCAGGTCTCCGATCTCTCGCCGCTTGCGGGGCTGACGAACTTGACCGGGTTGATTCTCCCCGAGAGCCCGGTCTCCGACTTCTCGCTGCTTGCGGGATTGACGAACCTGACCGAGCTGGGGCTTTCCGGCAGCCAGATCTCCGACCTCTCGCCGCTTACGGGGCTGACGAACTTGACCGAGCTGGGGCTCTCTGACAGCCAGGTCTCCGATCTCTCGCCGCTCGCGGTGCTGACGAACCTGACCGACCTGAGTCTCTCCGGCAACCAAGTCTCCGACCTCTCGCCGCTCGCGGGGATGACGAACCTGAAGCAGATAAGTCTCGGCGAGAGCCAGGTTTCCGATCTCTCGGCGCTTGCTGGGCTGACGAACCTGAACCAGCTCAGTCTCTCTGGCAGCCAGGTCTCCGACCTCTCGGCGCTTGCTGGGCTAACGGACCTGACCACGCTGAGTCTCTCCTACAACCAGATCTCCGACCTCTCGCCGCTTGCGGGGCTGACGAACCTGACCGGGCTGGAGTTCGCCGGCAGCCAGGTCTCCGACCTCTCGCCGCTCGCGGGGCTGACGAACCTGTCCAAGCTGGGGCTAGCCGAGAACCAGATCTCCGACCTCTCACCGCTTGTGGGGCTGACGAACCTGACCATGCTGTGGCTCTCCGAGAACCAGATCTCCGACCTCTCACCGCTTGCGGGGCTGACGAACCTGACCGAGCTGGGGCTCTCCGAGAACCAGGTCTCCGACCTCTCGCCGCTCGTCGCCAATCTGGGTCTCGGCGGGGGCGATAATGTTAGTCTTTCCAGCAACCATCTCGACCTGACAGCGGGTTCACCCGCCATGAACGACATCGCGACGTTACGGGATCGAGGCGTGCTGGTCAGTTACTGACCTCACGAGGGAACGCGAACCGATTCTTGAGTGCGCCGACCATCACGAGATCGACTTCGCTTCCGAGGATGGTGCGCAGCGCCGAGCTAATAGACTCCCCCGGATGCCTCTAACGCCCCAGCACGATGTCGAGCCCGTACAGGATAAGCTCGAGCTTGGCTTCTGGTAGCACGCCGACCCTGTCGGTGAGTGCGCCCCTATCGAGGGTCACCGGCTGCGAGACGTTCGCCACCGAGACCTTGGGAAGGCCGGTGTCAGAGCAGTCGAGCAAGACGTTTCCGGGAGCCTCCGCCCACCGCAGGTTGCTCGTGACCGGGACACAGACCACGGTCGCGATGCGGCTGCGGTTGAACGAGTCGCCCTGAACCACGACGACAGGACGCCGGTATCCAGGCTGCGATCCAGCGGGCTCGCCGAGATCTGCCCACCACACCTCGCCCTGAGCGATTACCACTCTGACCGCTCAAGCGTGCGCCGGGCCGCAGTAGTCGTAAAGCCCGTGTCCGGTGGGAGCTCGGCGCAGACGGTGTCAAGCGCGGCCGTGACGCTGTCGGGCGCGTGGCGCGCGACGTACTCGCGAACGGCGCGGCTGTAGAGCTGGCTGCGCGATTGTTTGGTCGCACGCGCGAGCGCCTCAGCGTCCTCGAACACGTCGTCAGGTATGGAGATTGCGGTCTTCATACCCGAAGTATAACCACAGCCGGAGGCCGACGCAACGGCCGAGACTGCGACTTGCGTGCATCAGCCTGTCAGAATCGCGTGAGCCGCAAACCGCGGCTCCCCGACACCTGCGTGGCACCACGGCGGAATCGCCTTCAAAGCACAGGTGCACGTTACCTTTCTCGTTGATTTTGCCCCGGTGTCATACGCCGTCCAAGCCGTATACCTCACGCAGCGCTGTTGTCACGTCGCCGATTGTTGTCCGCTGAACGCCAACACGCCCCGGATCGTAGCCATCGACGAAGGCGCGCTCGAGAAACGCGGCGAGGTCCTCTGCAATGCTCGCCTGCAGTTGCACTCGCTCTTCCGGAGAGACCAACTGGTAGAGGCGCACAACGTCTGCGCGGTGCTTCTTGATCTGATCGCTCTGAACATGCTCACCGCGTGCTCGCCGATCCGTGAGATCGAGCCACGCACGGGCCTTCAACGGAATCAGGTGCGTAGCGCCCAAGAGCGGCACGCCCTCCACCACCTCCGCACCGGAACGCACGAAGTTGTAATAGTCATCGTCCAACATGATCGCGGACAGGCCCGAGACCTCCTCATCGACCGGGAGGGGTCCGATGACTGTATCGGCGGGTAGCTGGATAAGCCCGTCGCGTCGCGCGAACAGCTCGATCATGTAGGGGAAGCTGCCATCCGATGGCGAATGGAATCGGTAGAAGCAGGGTGCGCCCGAGCTCTTGTGCCTATGCTCGTAGCCGCCAGCTCTTATGAACTCCCAAAACGTTGCACCGAACTCGGCGTCAAGTGATTCGACGAGAAGGACAACGTCGAGGTCCTTGGTCAGCCTGAAGTCGATTCCCGCCCGGTCCATCAGCATGTCCACCGCTGCACCGCCGATGAGCACGTACCGGTCAGCGTACGCACTGAAGTGGTCACGGAACCGCGCCATTCCTCCTACCACGAAAACTCCTCCATCATTTGTCTGAGCGCTCCTTCGACTCGCTCGTCCACATCCTCGCGAAGTGAGAGGTACAGTGAGAGCGGATCTACAATGTTGGCGACAGCCAGTGGACGCGGGTCATATGTCCAGACTTCGACGACAGCCATCCCCGGCTCATCGGCCACCGCGA is from Actinomycetota bacterium and encodes:
- a CDS encoding leucine-rich repeat domain-containing protein, producing GTVTAGRRRGLHPDPGGVAECMDGDLRRRLSCDPYRHRSAAVRQARSLSGSMVGIWVCLAQNRGDLMRSLRGKILPLLVILAIALLVIAVLLVPRILPPGAVVLFPDASLESAVREELGKYYGDITVEGMATLTELRAESAGISDLTGLQYAVNLTELGLNENLISDLSPLAELTNLTWLDLSSNQVSDLSPLAGLTNLTGLILPESPVSDFSLLAGLTNLTELGLSGSQISDLSPLTGLTNLTELGLSDSQVSDLSPLAVLTNLTDLSLSGNQVSDLSPLAGMTNLKQISLGESQVSDLSALAGLTNLNQLSLSGSQVSDLSALAGLTDLTTLSLSYNQISDLSPLAGLTNLTGLEFAGSQVSDLSPLAGLTNLSKLGLAENQISDLSPLVGLTNLTMLWLSENQISDLSPLAGLTNLTELGLSENQVSDLSPLVANLGLGGGDNVSLSSNHLDLTAGSPAMNDIATLRDRGVLVSY
- a CDS encoding type II toxin-antitoxin system PemK/MazF family toxin, producing the protein MVIAQGEVWWADLGEPAGSQPGYRRPVVVVQGDSFNRSRIATVVCVPVTSNLRWAEAPGNVLLDCSDTGLPKVSVANVSQPVTLDRGALTDRVGVLPEAKLELILYGLDIVLGR